A section of the Paenibacillus aurantius genome encodes:
- the lon gene encoding endopeptidase La, whose translation MGPNKSKARRMPLLPLRGLLVYPSMVLHLDVGREKSVKALEKAMVDDSLILLCSQSEINIEEPTQEDIYRVGTIAKVRQMLKLPNGTIRVLVEGVIRAEVTDFLANEEFYEVNLKELPEQIVTDSEIDALMRTVLNQFEHYINLSKKVTPETLAAVSDIDEPGRLADVICSHLSLKIKDKQDILETIDVRARLEKLLDILNNEREVLELERKISQRVKKQMEKTQKEYYLREQMKAIQKELGEKEGRAGEIDELRSQMNEAKLPEKVREKIEKEIDRLEKMPASSAEGGVIRNYIDWLLALPWTKETEDDLDLAKAEEILNEDHYGLEKPKERVLEYLAVQKLVQKLKGPILCLVGPPGVGKTSIARSIARSLGREFIRVSLGGVRDEAEIRGHRRTYVGAMPGRIIQGMKTAGTANPVFLLDEIDKMAMDFRGDPASALLEVLDPEQNSTFSDHFVELPFDLSNVMFVTTANAAHNIPRPLLDRMEMLYIPGYTEIEKLHIAEKYLLPKQKREHGLKPEQLDVQEAAILAVIREYTREAGVRNLEQQVASLCRKSAKEIVTHNGESVTITTDNLKDYLGPAKFRYGMAELEDQIGAVTGLAWTEVGGDTLVIEVSVIPGNGKLTLTGKLGDVMKESAQAAFSYTRSRASQLDIPVDFHEKNDIHIHIPEGAIPKDGPSAGITMATALISALTNVPVSREVAMTGEITLRGRVLPIGGLKEKTLAAHRAGIKTVLLPKDNEKDIQDIPESVRENLTFIPVAHMDEVLEHALVRPLQVQ comes from the coding sequence ATGGGACCGAACAAATCGAAGGCTAGACGAATGCCTTTGCTTCCGTTAAGGGGATTGCTGGTTTACCCGAGCATGGTCCTCCATTTGGATGTGGGGCGCGAGAAATCGGTGAAGGCGCTGGAGAAAGCGATGGTGGACGACAGCCTGATTCTTCTCTGCTCCCAGTCCGAAATCAATATTGAAGAACCGACCCAGGAAGACATTTACCGGGTGGGAACGATAGCCAAGGTCAGACAGATGCTTAAGCTTCCGAACGGGACCATCCGCGTTCTGGTGGAAGGCGTTATCCGTGCCGAGGTGACAGATTTTCTGGCCAATGAGGAATTTTACGAGGTCAACCTGAAGGAGCTTCCGGAACAGATCGTAACGGACTCCGAGATCGACGCTTTGATGCGGACGGTGCTTAACCAGTTCGAACATTATATCAACCTTTCGAAGAAGGTCACCCCGGAAACGCTTGCCGCGGTTTCGGATATTGATGAGCCGGGACGTCTTGCCGATGTGATCTGTTCCCATCTGTCCTTGAAGATCAAGGATAAGCAGGATATCCTCGAGACGATCGACGTAAGGGCACGGCTGGAGAAGCTACTCGATATTCTGAACAACGAGCGGGAGGTTCTGGAGCTCGAACGCAAAATCAGCCAGCGCGTCAAGAAGCAAATGGAGAAAACTCAGAAGGAATACTACCTTCGCGAGCAGATGAAGGCGATCCAGAAGGAGCTTGGCGAGAAGGAAGGCCGCGCCGGCGAAATCGACGAGCTCCGCAGCCAAATGAACGAGGCGAAGCTTCCGGAGAAGGTGCGGGAGAAGATCGAGAAGGAAATCGATCGCCTGGAGAAAATGCCCGCCTCTTCAGCCGAAGGCGGCGTCATCCGCAATTATATCGATTGGCTCCTCGCTCTGCCTTGGACGAAGGAAACCGAGGACGATCTCGATCTCGCCAAAGCGGAAGAGATTCTAAACGAGGATCACTATGGACTTGAGAAGCCGAAAGAGCGGGTGCTGGAGTATCTGGCCGTCCAGAAGCTCGTGCAGAAGCTGAAAGGGCCGATTCTGTGCCTAGTCGGTCCTCCGGGAGTCGGGAAGACGTCCATCGCCCGTTCCATTGCCCGCTCTCTAGGCCGGGAATTCATCCGGGTATCCCTTGGAGGGGTGCGGGACGAGGCTGAAATTCGCGGACACCGCCGCACCTACGTGGGAGCCATGCCGGGACGCATCATTCAGGGCATGAAGACGGCCGGCACCGCCAATCCGGTCTTCCTGCTCGATGAAATCGACAAGATGGCCATGGATTTCCGCGGGGATCCTGCTTCGGCTCTCTTGGAAGTGCTGGATCCGGAGCAGAACAGCACCTTCAGCGATCACTTCGTGGAGCTGCCGTTTGACCTGTCGAACGTGATGTTCGTCACCACGGCCAATGCCGCACACAACATTCCGCGGCCGCTTCTCGACCGGATGGAGATGCTCTATATCCCCGGCTACACGGAGATTGAGAAGCTTCATATCGCCGAGAAATATCTTCTTCCTAAGCAGAAGAGAGAACATGGCTTGAAGCCCGAGCAGCTGGACGTCCAGGAAGCCGCCATTCTGGCCGTTATCCGGGAATATACCCGCGAAGCCGGCGTCCGCAACCTCGAGCAGCAGGTGGCAAGCCTCTGCCGGAAGTCGGCCAAGGAGATCGTCACGCATAACGGAGAGTCTGTCACTATCACGACGGATAACCTCAAGGACTATCTTGGACCGGCCAAATTCCGCTACGGAATGGCCGAGCTCGAAGACCAGATCGGAGCGGTGACGGGGCTTGCCTGGACCGAGGTCGGCGGGGATACCCTCGTGATCGAGGTCAGCGTGATTCCGGGCAACGGGAAGCTGACGCTGACCGGTAAGCTGGGAGACGTCATGAAAGAGTCCGCGCAGGCGGCCTTCAGCTACACCCGTTCCCGGGCATCCCAGCTGGACATTCCGGTCGACTTCCACGAGAAGAACGACATTCACATCCACATTCCGGAAGGGGCCATCCCGAAAGACGGGCCGTCGGCCGGAATCACGATGGCGACCGCGCTCATTTCGGCCCTCACGAACGTGCCGGTTTCCCGCGAGGTGGCCATGACCGGAGAGATTACGCTCCGCGGCAGGGTATTGCCGATCGGCGGCCTGAAGGAGAAGACGCTTGCCGCCCACCGGGCCGGAATCAAGACCGTTCTTCTGCCCAAGGACAACGAGAAGGACATCCAGGACATTCCGGAGAGTGTTCGCGAGAATCTGACCTTTATTCCTGTAGCCCATATGGACGAAGTGCTGGAACATGCCCTCGTCCGCCCGCTGCAGGTTCAATAA
- the yihA gene encoding ribosome biogenesis GTP-binding protein YihA/YsxC, with protein MKINQAEFVISAVGPGQYPTDALPEIALAGRSNVGKSSLINRLIQRKNLARTSSQPGKTQTLNYYRINSDLYFVDLPGYGYAKVSKTQRAVWGKFIEEYITKREPLKLILHIIDLRHPPTKDDMAMYDWLKHHDIPVCVVATKADKIPKGKWQKHLKVIRQELLMEPDDRILLFSSELGVGKDELWGLILEAIRGEDEAEREEQPETAE; from the coding sequence ATGAAGATCAACCAGGCGGAATTCGTCATCAGTGCGGTTGGTCCGGGACAATACCCAACGGATGCTCTGCCGGAGATTGCTCTGGCAGGGCGTTCCAATGTCGGGAAGTCCTCGCTGATCAATCGGCTTATTCAGCGTAAGAATCTGGCTCGGACAAGCTCCCAGCCGGGTAAAACGCAAACCTTGAACTACTACCGCATTAATTCCGACTTGTATTTTGTCGATCTCCCCGGCTACGGGTATGCCAAGGTCTCCAAAACCCAGAGAGCGGTCTGGGGCAAGTTTATCGAGGAATATATAACGAAGCGGGAGCCGCTTAAGCTCATTCTTCATATCATCGACCTCCGTCATCCTCCTACCAAGGATGACATGGCGATGTACGACTGGCTGAAGCACCACGATATCCCGGTCTGCGTCGTCGCCACCAAGGCCGACAAGATTCCAAAGGGGAAATGGCAGAAGCATCTGAAGGTGATCCGCCAGGAGCTCCTGATGGAGCCGGATGACCGCATCCTGCTGTTCTCCTCCGAGCTTGGCGTGGGCAAGGACGAGCTTTGGGGGCTCATCCTCGAGGCCATTCGCGGAGAAGACGAGGCGGAGCGGGAGGAACAGCCCGAAACGGCGGAATAG
- a CDS encoding non-ribosomal peptide synthetase module, producing the protein MAQRLATEYVKTCLVLTEAEMDQFIQLFVENQTPLQVKVLDNGSQELVFQDEADGEIVLSFERNAGKYVCTGSCRVSSQKLANAMRKAVSAFKGSALVNRHYTGFSMMYQYERGQVTKIVELKNGRHKVVYEYKDTLGEMERLFKLDEVEREISSLQGQVDELLDLRNRTEDPAARGRIDQDLRMVTKRMFALEA; encoded by the coding sequence ATGGCACAAAGGTTAGCGACGGAGTATGTCAAAACCTGCCTGGTATTAACGGAAGCCGAAATGGACCAATTTATCCAGCTCTTTGTCGAGAATCAAACGCCTTTGCAGGTCAAGGTACTGGATAACGGAAGTCAGGAACTTGTTTTTCAAGATGAGGCCGATGGAGAAATTGTGCTTTCCTTCGAACGCAATGCCGGTAAGTATGTTTGTACGGGATCCTGCAGGGTGAGCAGCCAGAAGCTCGCCAACGCGATGCGCAAAGCCGTTTCCGCTTTCAAGGGAAGCGCGCTGGTGAATCGCCATTATACCGGCTTCTCCATGATGTACCAATATGAGCGTGGGCAAGTGACCAAGATCGTAGAGCTCAAAAACGGACGTCACAAAGTCGTTTATGAATACAAAGACACGCTCGGTGAGATGGAGCGCCTGTTCAAGCTCGATGAGGTGGAACGCGAGATTAGCAGCCTGCAGGGGCAGGTGGATGAATTGCTTGATCTCCGCAACCGTACGGAGGATCCGGCGGCAAGAGGGCGGATCGATCAGGATTTACGCATGGTGACGAAGCGCATGTTTGCGCTTGAAGCATAG
- the speD gene encoding adenosylmethionine decarboxylase: MEYSTFGRHVAVDTWGVDFDLLNNSEWLQAQMVEAAEVCGATVLSVQAQQFEPQGATVLVMLSESHISIHTYPERGFAALDCYTCGETVDPQLAIDHMISVLKPAEVHAKKLIRGLGELKVETPEIKQAVAVK, from the coding sequence ATGGAATACTCAACTTTCGGAAGACACGTAGCAGTTGATACTTGGGGAGTCGATTTTGACCTTCTCAACAACTCGGAATGGCTGCAAGCACAAATGGTAGAGGCTGCTGAGGTTTGCGGAGCAACGGTACTGTCCGTTCAAGCCCAACAATTCGAACCTCAAGGCGCAACGGTGTTGGTCATGCTATCGGAAAGCCATATCTCCATTCATACTTATCCTGAGAGAGGTTTTGCTGCATTGGATTGTTATACATGCGGTGAAACGGTGGATCCCCAATTGGCGATTGACCATATGATTTCCGTGCTTAAGCCGGCAGAGGTACATGCCAAGAAGCTAATTCGCGGTCTCGGTGAACTGAAAGTGGAAACGCCTGAAATAAAGCAAGCTGTTGCGGTAAAGTAA
- the hemA gene encoding glutamyl-tRNA reductase, translated as MHILAVGLNYRTAPVEIREKFAIPADRMTEALAELKGTKSIMECIIVGTCNRTELYVVVDRMQMCGNILLSFIEKWFGVSREQFSSHLYILEDNQAIQHLFRVASGLDSMIIGETQILGQVRDAFLLAQTEGATGTLFNNLFKQAVTMAKRAHSETSIGENPVSVSYAAVELGKRIFGDFHGKTVLILGAGKMGELTAKHLHSNGAAKVLVVNRTKEKAAELAAKFSGSAYGMDRLPEALVEADIVISSTGSADTVLTKRMVQAVLPKRKSRPLFMIDIAVPRDLDPAISELSNVFLYDIDDLDIIVQSNLQERRQEAVKIEAMITEEMDAYNQWFKTLGVSPVIQSLQLKSSHIHEEVMESLLKKLPELDEREIKVIRKLTKSMMNQMLRDPILRVKEMAGQRNGEEALEMFTKLFALEELVEEAKPEAKKTEAVKWEPESVKPGQALLSLQPKEVLAGP; from the coding sequence ATGCATATTTTGGCGGTCGGTCTCAATTACAGGACGGCACCTGTCGAAATCAGGGAGAAATTTGCGATCCCGGCGGACCGGATGACGGAAGCGCTGGCGGAGCTTAAAGGCACCAAGAGTATTATGGAATGCATCATTGTGGGCACCTGCAACCGGACGGAGCTGTACGTAGTGGTGGACCGCATGCAGATGTGCGGGAACATCCTTCTTTCCTTCATTGAGAAATGGTTCGGCGTGTCGCGGGAGCAATTCAGCAGCCATTTGTATATTCTCGAGGACAACCAGGCGATTCAGCACCTGTTCCGGGTGGCGAGCGGCCTGGATTCCATGATTATCGGGGAAACCCAGATTCTCGGCCAGGTCCGGGATGCGTTCCTGCTCGCCCAGACGGAGGGCGCAACAGGCACCCTGTTCAACAACCTGTTTAAACAAGCCGTTACCATGGCCAAAAGAGCCCATTCCGAGACGTCCATCGGGGAAAACCCGGTTTCGGTCAGCTATGCTGCGGTGGAGCTCGGCAAGCGCATCTTCGGCGATTTCCATGGCAAGACCGTACTAATTCTCGGAGCGGGGAAAATGGGCGAGCTGACGGCCAAGCACCTCCACTCGAACGGAGCGGCTAAAGTGCTCGTCGTGAACCGGACGAAGGAGAAGGCCGCCGAGCTTGCCGCCAAATTCAGCGGGTCCGCCTACGGGATGGATCGCCTGCCGGAAGCTTTGGTCGAGGCGGACATCGTCATCTCCTCCACCGGCTCGGCGGATACCGTCCTCACCAAACGGATGGTGCAGGCCGTTCTGCCGAAGCGCAAATCGCGTCCGCTGTTTATGATCGATATCGCGGTTCCCCGCGACCTGGATCCGGCGATCAGCGAGCTGTCCAACGTCTTCCTGTACGACATCGACGACCTGGACATCATTGTGCAGAGCAACCTGCAGGAACGGCGTCAGGAGGCGGTCAAGATCGAAGCGATGATCACGGAGGAAATGGACGCGTACAACCAGTGGTTCAAAACCTTGGGCGTCAGTCCGGTCATTCAATCCCTCCAGCTGAAATCGAGCCATATCCACGAGGAAGTGATGGAGAGCCTTCTGAAGAAGCTGCCGGAGCTGGACGAGAGGGAAATTAAGGTCATCCGCAAGCTTACCAAGAGCATGATGAACCAGATGCTCCGCGACCCTATCTTGAGGGTGAAGGAGATGGCCGGGCAGCGGAACGGGGAAGAAGCTCTCGAAATGTTTACAAAGCTGTTTGCTTTGGAGGAGCTGGTCGAAGAGGCCAAACCCGAAGCGAAGAAGACGGAGGCCGTCAAATGGGAGCCCGAGTCCGTTAAACCGGGACAAGCCCTCCTCAGCCTGCAGCCCAAGGAAGTTTTGGCGGGCCCTTGA
- a CDS encoding cytochrome C assembly family protein yields MYDAIIYIYALSLLFYFSDFIGANRSAKRMGTGLLVFVWVLQTAYLGLSVYNHVDRAYAMSETLFLFSWLLVTVSLIINRFFRIELFVFLVNVVGFSVLALNIFSNPRVTPMLGRWEVSDELLFIHITLAVGSYAAFVIAAVFSGMYLFLHRQLKEKHWSVTMKRLPSLEKTDRYAYRAVIAGTPLLITALSLGLIWVVLQGSAEQLGDLKVLNSLLVLVGYLYYLFLRLSVKANGRRLAIWNLYAFGVVLLNFIFTNWLSGFHQWVWM; encoded by the coding sequence ATGTATGATGCAATCATTTATATATATGCCCTGAGCCTGCTGTTTTACTTCTCTGATTTCATCGGCGCGAATCGGAGCGCCAAACGGATGGGCACAGGGCTGCTTGTTTTTGTATGGGTCCTTCAGACCGCGTATCTCGGGTTAAGCGTATACAACCACGTGGACCGGGCCTACGCCATGTCGGAGACCCTGTTCCTTTTTAGCTGGCTCCTTGTCACGGTTTCGCTGATCATCAACCGGTTCTTCCGGATTGAATTGTTCGTCTTTCTCGTGAATGTCGTGGGGTTCTCCGTGCTCGCGCTTAACATCTTCAGCAATCCGCGGGTAACGCCGATGCTCGGCAGATGGGAGGTGTCGGATGAGCTGCTGTTCATCCACATTACGCTCGCCGTTGGCAGCTATGCCGCCTTCGTCATCGCCGCCGTGTTCTCGGGAATGTACCTGTTTCTGCACCGGCAGCTGAAGGAGAAGCACTGGTCGGTGACGATGAAGCGCCTGCCGAGTCTCGAGAAGACGGACCGGTACGCCTACCGCGCGGTCATCGCCGGAACGCCGCTGCTGATCACGGCTCTCTCCCTCGGGCTCATTTGGGTGGTGCTGCAAGGCAGTGCCGAGCAGCTGGGGGATTTGAAGGTGCTGAACTCGCTCCTGGTGCTTGTGGGCTACCTGTATTACTTGTTCCTGCGCCTCTCGGTTAAGGCGAACGGCCGCCGGTTGGCCATTTGGAACCTGTATGCGTTTGGCGTCGTTCTGCTTAATTTTATATTCACGAACTGGCTTTCGGGCTTTCACCAATGGGTGTGGATGTGA
- a CDS encoding precorrin-2 dehydrogenase/sirohydrochlorin ferrochelatase family protein — MTYYPVMLNLQGKKAVVVGGGPVGERKTSGLLDARAKVTVISPEATEGLRQLAAEGAIRMLNREYRPGDLQEEEAFLVMAATGSPSVNRFVAEEAREAGVLLNAADDGGTGDFLVPSVLRRGRLLVALSTSGAGPAAARKLIRELDSRYGPEYETYVDFLAEFRTAAKKRIEDQGMRGRLLRSLSECDIPELIRTGRFLAFREEVLERLGCSPGSLSGILEKYADKGERP, encoded by the coding sequence ATGACCTATTATCCGGTAATGCTGAACCTGCAGGGCAAAAAAGCCGTCGTGGTCGGAGGAGGGCCTGTCGGCGAACGCAAAACGTCCGGTCTCCTTGATGCCAGGGCGAAGGTGACCGTTATCTCGCCGGAAGCCACGGAAGGGCTACGGCAGCTGGCGGCGGAAGGCGCGATCCGGATGCTGAACCGGGAGTATCGGCCCGGGGACCTTCAGGAAGAAGAAGCGTTTCTGGTCATGGCGGCGACCGGATCGCCGTCCGTGAACCGCTTTGTGGCCGAGGAAGCCCGTGAAGCCGGGGTCCTCCTGAACGCGGCGGACGATGGGGGCACCGGGGATTTCCTTGTTCCCTCCGTTCTGCGCCGGGGAAGGCTGCTGGTGGCGCTGTCCACGTCCGGGGCCGGTCCGGCCGCCGCCCGGAAGCTGATCCGGGAACTGGATTCCCGGTACGGCCCGGAATACGAAACCTATGTGGACTTTCTGGCGGAATTCCGCACCGCGGCTAAGAAACGGATAGAGGATCAGGGTATGAGAGGCCGTCTGCTGCGAAGCCTGTCGGAATGTGACATTCCGGAGCTTATCCGCACCGGGCGGTTTTTGGCATTTCGGGAAGAGGTACTGGAACGGCTCGGGTGCAGCCCGGGCTCGCTATCGGGTATACTGGAGAAATATGCTGACAAAGGAGAACGACCATGA
- the hemC gene encoding hydroxymethylbilane synthase, producing the protein MRKIIVGTRQSALALTQTGQVIDQLKQVSREHGIECEFEIRKIVTKGDRILDVTLSKVGGKGLFVKEIEQALLDGEIDIAVHSMKDVPSERREGLVIGAVPKRVDPRDALITKGNIPLKDLPQGALVGTSSLRRAAQLKAYRPDLRIQSIRGNIDSRLRKLETEGFDAILLAAAGLYRMGWQDRISEYLPPALCIPAVGQGALGIECRGDDGFLVDLLGRYNDEATALAVSAERSFLARLNGGCQVPIGAYAELAEGASPAEATITLTGMVGEPEGGRLLRSEVAGTDPEALGRELAEELIARGADEILAAVREQPEA; encoded by the coding sequence ATGAGAAAGATTATCGTCGGAACCCGGCAAAGCGCTCTGGCGCTCACCCAAACCGGCCAGGTCATCGACCAGCTGAAGCAGGTGAGCCGGGAGCATGGGATCGAGTGTGAATTTGAAATCCGCAAGATTGTCACCAAGGGGGACCGGATTCTCGATGTGACCCTTTCGAAGGTAGGCGGGAAAGGCTTGTTCGTGAAAGAGATCGAGCAGGCGCTCCTTGACGGAGAGATCGATATCGCCGTGCACAGCATGAAGGACGTGCCTTCGGAAAGGCGCGAGGGACTCGTCATCGGAGCGGTGCCGAAGCGGGTGGACCCGCGGGATGCCCTTATCACCAAGGGGAATATCCCGCTTAAGGACCTGCCGCAAGGAGCCTTGGTCGGCACAAGCAGCCTCCGCCGGGCGGCGCAGCTGAAGGCCTACCGTCCCGACCTGCGGATCCAATCCATCCGCGGCAACATCGATTCGAGGCTGCGCAAGCTCGAGACGGAAGGCTTTGACGCGATCCTGCTGGCGGCCGCCGGTCTGTACCGGATGGGCTGGCAGGACCGCATCAGCGAGTACCTCCCGCCCGCGCTCTGCATTCCGGCCGTAGGCCAGGGCGCCCTCGGCATCGAATGCCGCGGAGACGACGGCTTCCTCGTGGACCTGCTCGGCCGGTACAACGACGAAGCCACCGCCCTCGCGGTGAGCGCGGAGCGCAGCTTCCTGGCCCGCCTGAACGGCGGCTGCCAGGTGCCGATCGGGGCCTACGCCGAGCTGGCGGAAGGTGCCTCCCCGGCGGAAGCGACCATCACGCTGACCGGGATGGTCGGAGAGCCCGAAGGGGGACGCCTGCTTCGCAGCGAGGTGGCGGGCACCGATCCGGAAGCGCTCGGGCGCGAGCTGGCCGAGGAGCTGATCGCGCGCGGCGCGGACGAGATCCTCGCGGCCGTGCGGGAGCAGCCGGAAGCGTAG
- the cobA gene encoding uroporphyrinogen-III C-methyltransferase, with translation MAKGKVYLVGAGPGDPKLITVRGLEAIQKADAVVYDRLANPALLRHMKPGAEKIYVGKLPDRHTLKQEVINQLLVDLALEGKIVTRLKGGDPSVFGRVGEEAELVAENGIEFEIVPGITSAIAVPAYAGIPVTHRDFTSSLAIVTGHECPVKETSNIDWGKLSTATGTLIFLMGVSNIGSIRDVLLANGKPAATPVAVIRWGTRAEQRTLVGTLATIVEQVEEARFKSPAIIIVGEVVTLRDKLSWFERKPLFGQRVLVTRSRSQASELADRIDELGGEVVEFPVIRLQPPSRPEAVQALEEGLKRLSRYDWVIFTSVNGVEFFFDKLRERRLDIRLLSQAQIAAVGPKTAEALEKRGLFVDCQPDTFQAEDLLREIAPRLQAGERVLLPRGDLARSYLPEELRKLGQEVTEVDVYETVASTEGGEDVVRMLQDGDITAVTFTSSSTVTNFMAALAEAGGEELRAKLKELPAYCIGPVTAETAAAAGWTHIRVSEQATISSLVEALVSKEQ, from the coding sequence ATGGCGAAGGGGAAGGTTTATCTGGTAGGAGCGGGTCCGGGAGACCCGAAGCTGATTACCGTGAGAGGGCTGGAAGCCATCCAAAAGGCAGACGCCGTAGTGTACGACCGGCTCGCCAATCCCGCCCTTCTCCGGCATATGAAGCCGGGGGCGGAGAAGATCTACGTGGGCAAGCTGCCCGACCGCCATACCCTGAAGCAGGAGGTCATCAACCAGCTGCTCGTCGATCTTGCCTTGGAGGGCAAGATCGTGACCCGCTTGAAAGGCGGCGATCCGAGTGTATTCGGGCGTGTGGGGGAGGAAGCCGAGCTCGTGGCGGAGAACGGCATTGAATTCGAGATCGTTCCCGGCATCACTTCAGCGATTGCCGTGCCGGCTTATGCTGGCATCCCGGTCACCCACCGGGATTTTACTTCATCCCTTGCGATAGTGACCGGGCACGAATGCCCGGTAAAGGAGACGTCCAATATTGATTGGGGCAAGCTGTCCACGGCAACAGGCACCCTTATTTTCCTTATGGGCGTAAGCAACATCGGCTCCATCCGCGACGTGCTGCTTGCGAACGGGAAGCCGGCCGCGACGCCAGTGGCCGTCATCCGCTGGGGAACCCGGGCGGAGCAGAGGACTCTGGTGGGGACGCTTGCCACGATCGTGGAGCAGGTGGAAGAGGCCCGCTTCAAGTCGCCGGCTATTATCATCGTAGGGGAAGTTGTCACGCTGCGGGATAAGCTGTCCTGGTTCGAGCGCAAGCCTCTGTTCGGGCAGCGTGTGCTCGTGACCCGTTCCCGCAGCCAGGCAAGCGAGCTGGCCGACCGTATCGATGAGCTGGGCGGCGAGGTCGTGGAATTCCCCGTGATCCGGCTGCAGCCCCCATCCCGTCCGGAAGCCGTTCAGGCGCTGGAGGAAGGGCTCAAGCGCCTTTCCCGTTACGACTGGGTGATCTTCACCAGCGTGAACGGGGTGGAATTCTTCTTCGACAAGCTGAGGGAACGGCGTCTCGACATCCGCCTGCTTTCCCAGGCGCAGATCGCCGCGGTTGGACCCAAGACGGCGGAAGCGCTCGAGAAACGCGGCCTGTTCGTCGACTGCCAGCCCGACACCTTCCAGGCCGAGGATCTGCTGCGGGAGATTGCCCCGCGGCTTCAGGCCGGAGAACGGGTACTGCTGCCCCGCGGCGACCTGGCCCGCTCGTACCTGCCGGAGGAGCTGCGGAAGCTCGGCCAGGAGGTAACCGAAGTCGACGTCTACGAAACCGTCGCTTCGACCGAAGGCGGCGAAGACGTGGTCCGGATGCTGCAGGATGGCGACATCACGGCGGTGACTTTTACGAGCTCCTCCACCGTGACGAACTTCATGGCGGCGTTGGCTGAGGCAGGAGGGGAAGAGTTGAGGGCCAAGCTGAAGGAGCTTCCGGCCTACTGCATCGGCCCGGTCACGGCTGAGACCGCAGCGGCCGCCGGCTGGACGCACATTCGCGTATCCGAGCAAGCGACCATATCGTCGCTGGTGGAGGCCCTGGTTTCCAAAGAACAATAA
- the hemB gene encoding porphobilinogen synthase, whose amino-acid sequence MSFPIVRNRRLRTSGALRNLVREHAYTVNDLIYPLFVTHGTGIKEEIPSMPGVYHYSLDRLQEELEETVGLGIQAILLFGVPETKDAQGTSAFEDQGIVQEATRFIKERYPDLLVIADTCLCQFTDHGHCGMIHHHPSTGRAEIDNDTSLELLARTAVSQAKAGADIIAPSNMMDGYVHAIRTALDEEGFHHTPIMAYSVKYASAFYGPFRDAAHSAPQFGDRKTYQMDPANAREALREADSDVVEGADMLIVKPALAYMDIIRSVKDNFDLPVVAYNVSAEYSMVKAAAANGWIDEKAIVTETLTGFKRAGADMIITYHAKDAARWQKGE is encoded by the coding sequence ATGAGTTTTCCAATCGTACGCAACCGCCGGCTCCGCACATCGGGGGCCCTGCGCAACCTGGTGCGGGAGCATGCCTATACCGTAAACGACCTGATCTATCCACTGTTCGTCACGCACGGAACGGGGATCAAGGAAGAGATTCCTTCCATGCCGGGCGTGTACCACTACTCGCTTGACCGTCTTCAAGAGGAGCTCGAGGAAACGGTCGGCCTCGGCATTCAGGCTATTCTGCTGTTCGGCGTTCCGGAGACGAAGGACGCCCAGGGAACGTCCGCTTTCGAGGATCAGGGGATTGTACAGGAAGCGACCCGTTTCATCAAAGAAAGGTACCCCGATCTGCTCGTCATTGCCGATACGTGCCTATGTCAGTTTACCGATCACGGCCACTGCGGCATGATTCACCATCACCCGTCGACCGGGCGCGCCGAAATCGACAACGATACCTCGCTCGAGCTATTGGCCCGCACCGCCGTTTCGCAGGCGAAGGCCGGAGCGGACATCATCGCCCCGTCGAACATGATGGACGGGTATGTGCACGCCATCCGTACGGCGCTTGACGAGGAGGGCTTCCACCATACGCCGATTATGGCGTACTCGGTGAAATACGCGTCCGCCTTCTACGGCCCCTTCCGCGATGCGGCGCATTCGGCTCCTCAATTCGGTGACCGCAAAACGTACCAGATGGATCCGGCGAACGCCCGGGAAGCGCTCCGTGAGGCGGATTCCGATGTGGTGGAAGGAGCGGATATGCTCATCGTGAAGCCGGCTTTGGCTTATATGGACATCATTCGCTCCGTCAAAGACAACTTCGACCTTCCGGTTGTCGCCTACAACGTGAGTGCCGAGTATTCGATGGTAAAAGCCGCCGCCGCAAACGGCTGGATCGACGAGAAAGCGATCGTCACCGAAACGCTGACCGGCTTCAAACGGGCAGGGGCGGATATGATCATCACCTACCACGCGAAGGATGCCGCCCGCTGGCAGAAGGGCGAGTAA